In Dermacentor variabilis isolate Ectoservices chromosome 11, ASM5094787v1, whole genome shotgun sequence, one genomic interval encodes:
- the LOC142564032 gene encoding uncharacterized protein LOC142564032 isoform X5, whose protein sequence is MASQEQRYTLCGFTGELDWRPLNFAERIPAHRICNACGVLPRVTAFLPCRHVLCNSCYEQCVLREGHACPLDGKMLE, encoded by the coding sequence ATGGCTTCTCAAGAGCAACGATACACGCTGTGTGGTTTTACCGGAGAATTGGACTGGAGACCTTTGAATTTCGCCGAGCGTATTCCTGCTCACAGAATATGCAACGCGTGTGGCGTGCTGCCCAGAGTGACCGCTTTTCTGCCCTGTCGACACGTGCTGTGCAACAGCTGCTACGAGCAGTGCGTGCTCCGTGAGGGTCACGCCTGCCCACTCGACG
- the LOC142564032 gene encoding uncharacterized protein LOC142564032 isoform X4, giving the protein MASQEQRYTLCGFTGELDWRPLNFAERIPAHRICNACGVLPRVTAFLPCRHVLCNSCYEQCVLREGHACPLDGKMLE; this is encoded by the exons ATGGCTTCTCAAGAGCAACGATACACGCTGTGTGGTTTTACCGGAGAATTGGACTGGAGACCTTTGAATTTCGCCGAGCGTATTCCTGCTCACAGAATATGCAACGCGTGTGGCGTGCTGCCCAGAGTGACCGCTTTTCTGCCCTGTCGACACGTGCTGTGCAACAGCTGCTACGAGCAGTGCGTGCTCCGTGAGGGTCACGCCTGCCCACTCGACG gTAAAATGCTGGAATGA
- the LOC142564032 gene encoding TNF receptor-associated factor 6-like isoform X1: MASQEQRYTLCGFTGELDWRPLNFAERIPAHRICNACGVLPRVTAFLPCRHVLCNSCYEQCVLREGHACPLDGEQFLQEDADWRDFPLKNLLRRKVKCWNEERGCDIVLAASELNNHFCNDCDYHATSCPKCSKLVLRSNVAGHLESKCQDYVLSLMSWALEKSDSQQKAMMVALNASLDVRVAEMKKKLDDIIRDHAAQNGHLTNISHCINTVKETLLQKSSESSTLDHFASQSTVTLSSVRAVEEKLIDHSGEARMFAGAITDSIKDLKEGLEDTKRTVNHLKENNTQSTLQAELREQLTTYTAVLKKTCEGVDALKEAFGKVLDGSTRTICTKCAGSVAGIAEVEDTQKQEVPSALNKEKELALNTINIRRYEFFAKGYKAMKDDVCSKGFHFYSSDKTYMCGYHVSPGVYFRKEGDNVLLYAGFQLHKGVIDEFLQWPFSQAIQLTVKHPSESKRRQIRWNTCDELNFYGRPEQSSNTRIYDRLHSIHVDVLEREGYVKDEKLHIVWEILPKDVAK; this comes from the exons ATGGCTTCTCAAGAGCAACGATACACGCTGTGTGGTTTTACCGGAGAATTGGACTGGAGACCTTTGAATTTCGCCGAGCGTATTCCTGCTCACAGAATATGCAACGCGTGTGGCGTGCTGCCCAGAGTGACCGCTTTTCTGCCCTGTCGACACGTGCTGTGCAACAGCTGCTACGAGCAGTGCGTGCTCCGTGAGGGTCACGCCTGCCCACTCGACGGTGAGCAGTTCCTTCAAGAAGACGCTGACTGGAGAGACTTTCCTTTAAAGAACCTGCTCAGGCGGAAG gTAAAATGCTGGAATGAAGAACGTGGCTGCGACATAGTTTTGGCTGCATCAGAGCTGAACAACCATTTCTGCAATGACTGTGACTACCACGCTACATCGTGCCCTAAATGTTCGAAGCTCGTGCTCCGTAGTAATGTTGCCGGGCATTTAGAAAGCAAATGTCAAGATTATGTGCTGTCTCTGATGTCCTGGGCTCTAGAAAAGTCAGACAGTCAGCAAAAAGCAATGATGGTGGCTCTGAATGCAAGCTTAGACGTGCGAGtagctgaaatgaaaaaaaaactagacgATATTATTAGGGATCATGCTGCCCAAAATGGTCACCTAACTAATATTTCACATTGCATCAACACGGTCAAGGAAACACTGCTACAAAAGTCGAGTGAAAGTAGTACCTTGGATCACTTTGCTTCACAATCTACAGTTACGTTATCCTCAGTCAGAGCAGTCGAGGAAAAATTGATTGACCACAGTGGTGAGGCGCGCATGTTTGCAGGAGCAATAACCGATTCAATAAAAGACCTGAAGGAAGGCTTAGAAGACACGAAGCGAACTGTCAACCACCTCAAAGAAAACAATACGCAAAGCACGTTGCAAGCGGAGTTGAGAGAACAGTTGACGACGTATACCGCTGTGCTCAAGAAAACTTGCGAAGGTGTTGATGCGCTGAAGGAAGCTTTTGGAAAAGTGTTGGACGGCAGCACAAGGACAATCTGCACAAAGTGCGCAGGAAGTGTTGCTGGCATTGCTGAAGTGGAGGACACTCAGAAGCAAGAAGTGCCGAGCGCATTGAATAAGGAAAAAGAGTTGGCCCTAAATACAATCAACATAAGGCGATATGAGTTTTTTGCTAAGGGATACAAAGCCATGAAGGACGACGTCTGTTCGAAAGGCTTTCATTTTTACTCGAGCGACAAGACATACATGTGTGGCTATCACGTGTCGCCAGGAGTGTACTTCAGAAAAGAGGGAGACAATGTCTTATTGTATGCTGGTTTTCAGCTGCACAAGGGTGTGATCGATGAATTTCTACAGTGGCCTTTCAGTCAGGCTATTCAGCTGACTGTGAAACATCCGTCCGAAAGTAAACGGCGTCAGATACGGTGGAACACGTGTGATGAACTTAATTTCTATGGAAGGCCCGAACAATCGAGTAACACAAGAATCTATGACCGCTTGCACTCAATTCACGTAGATGTTCTTGAACGTGAAGGGTACGTCAAGGACGAGAAGCTTCATATAGTGTGGGAGATTCTTCCGAAAGACGTAGCAAAATAA